The Caldicellulosiruptor changbaiensis genome has a segment encoding these proteins:
- a CDS encoding sporulation protein YqfD, whose translation MFANQLILKVEGENLNKFLNMLVFNKVLLDIREKGQNSLIIIVHLADFKKVVNIAKRTKSRIHILEKRGIYFLIREITTFKLISILFCILLLFLFSLFIFDVKIKSQDSNRLIDDKIVQTLKNYNIKPFTLKVKVDQEKLSKKLLTDLEELMWVKIKKEGGLLVVEYVKREKGDLKNKWGKIFAKSSGVIQKLILKSGNALVKEGDTVIAGQLLIDNKVVTKDGNEYYEDAIAEIIATTFYSVSREFSLPAYQKVYTSQKKVPFIVIGKHEFIPKIVVTNNENCDKIKIREYKLFIVPIRVGIYEIKRYELKKYIINLEEIKRELIKRCNDDFKKITLGKKIQSIVKVKTYFKIKKVKNEVKEIKCIRDYECLEDITLKK comes from the coding sequence ATGTTTGCAAATCAGCTAATCTTAAAAGTAGAAGGTGAGAATCTAAACAAGTTTTTAAACATGCTTGTATTCAATAAAGTTTTGCTGGATATTAGGGAAAAAGGACAGAATTCATTGATTATTATAGTGCATTTAGCCGATTTCAAGAAAGTAGTAAATATTGCCAAGAGAACAAAATCAAGAATTCACATCTTAGAAAAAAGAGGAATTTATTTTTTGATAAGAGAAATAACTACTTTCAAGCTTATTTCTATTTTGTTTTGTATCTTATTACTCTTTTTGTTCAGCCTTTTTATATTTGATGTAAAGATAAAATCTCAGGACTCTAATAGACTAATAGATGATAAAATAGTACAAACACTAAAAAACTACAATATAAAGCCATTTACATTAAAAGTAAAAGTTGACCAAGAAAAACTTTCAAAGAAACTTCTTACCGATTTAGAAGAGCTAATGTGGGTAAAGATTAAAAAAGAAGGGGGACTATTGGTAGTAGAGTATGTAAAAAGAGAAAAAGGAGATTTAAAAAACAAATGGGGCAAAATTTTTGCAAAAAGTAGTGGAGTTATACAAAAATTGATACTAAAGTCAGGAAATGCTCTTGTCAAGGAAGGTGATACAGTAATTGCTGGTCAGCTTCTTATTGATAACAAGGTTGTGACAAAAGACGGGAATGAATACTATGAAGATGCAATAGCAGAGATAATTGCAACAACTTTTTATTCAGTATCTCGAGAATTTTCTTTGCCTGCATATCAAAAGGTCTATACGTCACAAAAGAAGGTTCCATTTATTGTAATTGGTAAACATGAGTTTATACCAAAAATTGTAGTTACTAATAATGAGAATTGTGATAAAATTAAAATAAGAGAGTATAAACTTTTTATTGTTCCAATTCGAGTAGGTATATATGAAATAAAAAGATATGAGTTAAAAAAATATATAATTAATTTGGAGGAGATAAAGAGGGAGTTAATAAAAAGGTGTAATGATGATTTTAAAAAGATTACTTTGGGTAAAAAAATTCAGAGTATTGTTAAAGTGAAGACATATTTTAAGATTAAAAAGGTGAAAAATGAAGTAAAGGAAATAAAATGTATAAGAGATTATGAGTGTTTAGAGGATATTACTTTGAAAAAATAA
- a CDS encoding PhoH family protein has protein sequence MEERLISTVSIEDTKDFWNIFGEFDSKVKTLEELLNVSIVFRDNAIKIIGNSPENIKKAEKTIKILHDMEKKKIDIDEHTIRYVIETLEDEEIRKLEDEVIFITHRGKQVKPKTLGQKRYIDAIMNNTIVFGIGPAGTGKTYLAMAMAVYYLKKKEISKIILTRPAVEAGEKLGFLPGDLQTKVDPYLRPIYDALHDLIGTEVYQRYMERGIIEVAPLAYMRGRTLDDAFIILDEAQNTTSEQMKMFLTRLGFGSKAVVTGDITQIDLPSGVESGLVQVTKILRDIEGIEFVFLTYQDVVRHQLVQKIINAYNRYEEKRKEKQKA, from the coding sequence TTGGAAGAAAGATTAATCTCAACTGTCAGTATTGAGGACACAAAGGATTTTTGGAATATCTTTGGTGAGTTTGACTCTAAGGTCAAAACATTAGAAGAGCTTTTAAATGTAAGTATAGTTTTTCGCGACAACGCAATAAAGATTATTGGAAACAGTCCAGAGAATATCAAAAAGGCAGAGAAGACAATAAAGATCTTACATGATATGGAAAAGAAAAAAATAGACATTGATGAGCACACAATAAGGTATGTTATTGAGACATTAGAAGACGAAGAGATAAGAAAATTAGAAGATGAGGTTATATTTATCACACACAGGGGAAAACAAGTAAAGCCAAAGACATTAGGGCAAAAAAGATATATTGATGCTATAATGAACAACACAATTGTGTTTGGAATTGGACCTGCAGGAACAGGAAAGACATATTTAGCTATGGCCATGGCTGTTTATTATCTTAAAAAGAAAGAGATAAGCAAGATTATCCTAACAAGGCCAGCTGTTGAAGCAGGTGAAAAGTTAGGATTTTTACCAGGCGATTTGCAAACAAAGGTTGACCCTTATTTGCGACCAATTTATGATGCACTGCATGATTTGATTGGCACAGAAGTCTATCAGAGGTATATGGAAAGGGGAATTATAGAGGTTGCTCCACTTGCATATATGCGCGGTAGAACCTTGGACGATGCATTTATTATTTTAGATGAGGCTCAAAATACAACTTCTGAGCAGATGAAGATGTTTTTGACACGTCTTGGATTTGGTTCAAAGGCGGTTGTAACAGGTGATATAACACAGATTGACCTGCCAAGCGGTGTTGAATCAGGACTTGTTCAGGTGACAAAGATATTAAGAGACATTGAGGGAATTGAGTTTGTGTTTTTGACATATCAAGATGTTGTGAGACATCAACTTGTTCAGAAGATTATAAATGCATACAATAGGTATGAAGAAAAACGAAAGGAGAAACAAAAGGCTTAA
- a CDS encoding D-alanyl-D-alanine carboxypeptidase family protein, with protein sequence MPKKIKFSVLLVIVSLRILSYSNECYAGLKCDIQITAKSAIAIEWTTGKILFEKNKDLKLPMASTTKMMTAILAIENCDLNKEIEIPAQAIGVPGSSIYLEKGERLKIIELLYGLMLASGNDAAVALSISVCGDVKKFVNLMNKKAKELGLKNTVFSSPHGLEEGQHYTTAYDLARLTAYAMKNQTFREIVKTTQKEIRWTTRSYSRILKNKNKMLKSYQGAEGVKTGFTKRAGRCLVTSACRDDFRVICVVLNAPDMWNDTRKILDFAYQNYKILKIARGEIGYLRVKDSKENWVKLGITEQNIFVLTKDQYPGLNVVISKKVSAPVKKYTEVGKLEIKYDHQTYSVPIATLQGCQRKTFWDKLKERFFRQKASQK encoded by the coding sequence ATGCCCAAGAAAATCAAGTTCTCTGTTCTATTGGTTATAGTAAGTTTAAGGATTCTAAGCTATTCTAATGAATGTTATGCAGGTTTAAAGTGTGACATTCAAATCACTGCAAAATCGGCAATAGCAATAGAATGGACCACAGGCAAAATTTTATTTGAGAAAAACAAAGATTTAAAGCTCCCTATGGCAAGTACTACTAAAATGATGACAGCGATACTGGCGATAGAAAATTGTGACCTCAACAAGGAGATTGAAATTCCTGCTCAAGCTATTGGTGTTCCTGGCTCGTCGATTTATTTAGAAAAAGGTGAAAGGCTTAAAATAATTGAGCTTTTATATGGACTTATGCTTGCCTCTGGCAACGACGCTGCAGTTGCCTTGTCAATTAGCGTTTGTGGAGATGTTAAAAAGTTTGTTAATTTAATGAACAAAAAAGCAAAAGAGCTTGGACTTAAGAATACTGTGTTTTCCTCACCACATGGACTTGAAGAAGGACAGCATTACACTACCGCGTATGATTTAGCACGCCTTACTGCTTATGCTATGAAAAATCAAACATTTAGAGAGATAGTAAAAACGACTCAAAAGGAAATAAGATGGACAACAAGATCATATAGTAGAATTTTAAAAAACAAAAACAAGATGCTAAAATCTTACCAAGGTGCAGAGGGTGTTAAGACAGGTTTTACTAAAAGAGCTGGTAGGTGCCTTGTCACCTCTGCTTGCCGAGATGATTTTAGGGTTATTTGTGTTGTGCTCAACGCACCTGATATGTGGAATGATACCAGAAAAATTCTTGATTTTGCATATCAAAATTATAAAATTCTCAAAATTGCCAGAGGAGAGATTGGTTATTTGAGAGTAAAAGATTCAAAGGAGAATTGGGTAAAATTGGGAATAACAGAACAAAATATTTTTGTTTTGACAAAGGACCAGTATCCAGGTCTCAATGTTGTGATTTCAAAGAAGGTTTCAGCACCAGTTAAAAAGTATACAGAGGTGGGGAAGCTTGAGATAAAATATGACCATCAAACCTACTCAGTTCCTATTGCGACTCTTCAAGGATGTCAGAGAAAAACCTTTTGGGACAAGTTAAAAGAGAGGTTTTTCAGGCAGA
- a CDS encoding DUF3048 domain-containing protein, with amino-acid sequence MKRIFSKRLVFNICIIASVIILLLSLLAGCGKKKVSVHSNPEINKVKQTEKEEQNNVRNFSSDNYICKLTGEVIYQKDEHQVIAVMINNEPGAIPQSSLNQAEYLYEALIEGGATRIMAIYHHTYPKKVGPIRSARPYFMQIAKSLNAYYVHCGGSPQSYRLFKQNYIPHIDAIYTGGGIFYRTLDRKAPHNLYLTMEGLIKYFDKKGYKKQQGYKFYPLTDSVVNKYSSENSKVKIRFSGWYYVKYEYDPVKKAYKRFVKEKPHIDKETGVELFAKNLIILVAKYDTIKNDDKGRQEVDFSEGKGYLLQEGKTIPITYTFDIKNSFTMKDYDGKEIKLLKGKTWFEIVPQYGEIKIE; translated from the coding sequence ATGAAAAGGATTTTCTCAAAAAGGTTGGTATTTAATATTTGTATAATTGCAAGTGTGATAATTTTGCTTTTATCGTTGTTAGCAGGTTGTGGAAAGAAGAAGGTTTCTGTTCACAGCAATCCTGAAATCAATAAAGTGAAGCAGACTGAAAAAGAAGAACAAAATAATGTAAGAAATTTTAGTTCAGATAATTACATATGCAAGCTCACAGGTGAGGTCATATATCAAAAGGACGAGCACCAGGTAATTGCGGTGATGATAAACAATGAACCTGGCGCAATCCCTCAATCTTCTTTAAATCAAGCAGAATATCTTTATGAAGCACTAATAGAAGGTGGAGCAACACGTATAATGGCAATCTACCACCATACATATCCAAAAAAAGTGGGGCCAATCAGAAGTGCAAGACCTTACTTTATGCAGATAGCAAAGTCACTAAATGCATATTATGTTCACTGTGGAGGAAGTCCTCAATCCTACAGGCTCTTTAAACAAAATTATATCCCTCATATTGACGCAATCTACACAGGTGGAGGAATTTTTTATAGAACACTTGATAGAAAGGCACCACATAATTTGTACTTAACAATGGAAGGCCTGATAAAATACTTTGATAAAAAAGGGTACAAAAAACAGCAAGGTTATAAGTTTTATCCTTTAACAGATAGTGTGGTCAATAAATATTCTTCAGAAAACTCAAAAGTTAAAATACGATTTTCTGGTTGGTATTATGTTAAGTACGAGTATGACCCTGTGAAGAAGGCTTATAAAAGGTTTGTGAAAGAAAAGCCACATATTGACAAAGAAACAGGTGTTGAGCTTTTTGCGAAAAATTTGATTATACTAGTTGCTAAATATGATACAATAAAGAATGACGACAAAGGACGACAAGAAGTAGATTTTTCTGAAGGGAAAGGATACTTACTTCAAGAAGGAAAGACCATCCCAATAACCTATACATTTGATATAAAAAACTCATTCACAATGAAAGATTATGACGGCAAAGAGATTAAGCTTTTAAAAGGTAAGACATGGTTTGAAATAGTTCCTCAATATGGGGAAATTAAGATTGAATGA
- a CDS encoding HD family phosphohydrolase has product MLQNSQKWHNKRKIYLCRMLLLGSFFIISMILILISNKGYQSFLFSKILPFTDIKTNNYNNMQVTKDFIGILLLLLILVLFLSVYFYLFEREFINSCKDMIAVSTILILNLFLIKFLTPIPTFAIPACMGIVLISLLIDVRIAIVFNIVVSIITLLIVGDKNLDFALYLFIGGSLSSIVSHKIQSRMQFISHGFLASLISALFVLAIELVYQTDEEMVLYNPINSFVGTALSFVLAYGTLPIWEYIFDYATPIRLMELSNPNHPLLKRLLLEAPGTYHHSLIVGNLAEVACEAVGGNYLLARIGAYYHDIGKLKRPFYFKENQIVEEDPHNKITPTLSALIITSHTKDGVEIGKEYKLPKQVLDIIRQHHGTTKVAFFYGKALIQNQQVSEQKFRYEGPVPQSKEAAIVMLADSVEAAVRALSSPTPQLIETTIRGIIYEKLMDGQLNSSNLTFKELETICESFIKVLTGVFHKRVSHNLVDDTTNKMEEVVSRSENLHSKSAG; this is encoded by the coding sequence ATGTTACAAAACTCCCAAAAATGGCATAACAAAAGAAAAATTTATCTTTGCCGCATGTTGCTACTTGGCTCTTTTTTTATTATTTCCATGATTTTAATACTAATTTCAAACAAGGGATATCAGAGTTTTCTATTTAGTAAAATTTTACCATTTACAGATATTAAAACAAATAATTATAACAATATGCAAGTTACCAAAGATTTTATAGGAATATTATTACTACTTCTAATTTTAGTTCTATTTTTGAGTGTGTACTTTTATCTTTTTGAAAGAGAATTTATAAACAGCTGCAAGGATATGATAGCAGTAAGTACAATTTTAATTTTAAACCTATTTTTGATAAAGTTTCTTACTCCAATTCCTACTTTTGCAATCCCAGCTTGTATGGGGATTGTTTTGATTTCTCTCTTGATCGATGTAAGGATTGCAATTGTATTTAACATTGTTGTATCAATCATTACATTGTTGATTGTAGGAGACAAGAATCTTGATTTTGCCCTTTACCTTTTTATAGGTGGGAGCCTTAGTTCAATTGTTTCGCACAAAATTCAAAGCAGGATGCAGTTTATAAGCCATGGTTTTTTAGCAAGCTTAATCTCTGCCCTTTTTGTTCTGGCAATTGAACTTGTTTATCAAACTGACGAAGAAATGGTTTTATATAATCCAATAAACTCCTTTGTTGGAACAGCGCTTTCATTTGTGCTTGCGTATGGTACTCTCCCTATATGGGAATATATCTTTGACTATGCAACACCAATTAGACTTATGGAACTTTCAAACCCTAACCATCCATTGTTAAAAAGGTTACTATTAGAAGCTCCTGGAACATATCATCACAGTTTAATAGTAGGAAATTTGGCAGAAGTTGCTTGTGAAGCTGTTGGTGGAAATTACCTCTTAGCACGAATAGGTGCTTATTATCATGATATTGGAAAATTGAAAAGACCATTTTATTTTAAGGAAAATCAGATTGTAGAGGAAGATCCTCACAACAAAATAACGCCAACACTTTCTGCGCTCATTATAACATCTCACACAAAAGACGGTGTTGAAATTGGCAAGGAATATAAATTGCCTAAGCAGGTATTGGATATAATAAGGCAGCACCATGGAACTACAAAGGTGGCTTTTTTCTATGGCAAGGCTTTGATACAAAATCAGCAAGTAAGTGAACAAAAGTTTAGGTATGAAGGTCCTGTCCCACAGAGCAAAGAAGCAGCAATAGTTATGCTTGCAGACTCTGTTGAGGCGGCAGTAAGAGCACTGTCCTCGCCAACTCCGCAGCTGATTGAAACTACTATAAGAGGTATAATTTATGAAAAACTTATGGATGGCCAGTTAAATTCAAGCAATTTGACATTTAAAGAGTTAGAGACTATCTGTGAGAGTTTTATTAAGGTGTTGACGGGTGTTTTCCATAAAAGAGTCAGTCATAATTTAGTTGATGACACTACAAACAAAATGGAAGAGGTGGTAAGCAGAAGTGAAAATTTACATTCAAAATCAGCAGGATAA
- a CDS encoding diacylglycerol kinase — translation MKRKRTLLESFDNAINGIIVAFKSQRNMKIHFLIAFLVLFFTIVFKLNKIETVIILICIGFVISAELINTAIENAIDLMAKDFEPKAKIAKDVAAGAVLVTALLALTIGYFLFYDKMKLPLEITLKHIRGISFHVVFLSLIIVAMVIVVVKAINKRTKFMQGGMPSGHTALAFAAATAIIMLTNNLIIVSLAVFMAFLVLESRLEARIHTIWEAVVGAIIGVLVTLLIFKIK, via the coding sequence ATGAAAAGAAAAAGAACACTTCTTGAAAGTTTTGACAATGCAATAAATGGGATAATTGTTGCGTTCAAGTCACAAAGGAATATGAAGATACATTTTTTAATAGCTTTTTTAGTATTGTTTTTTACGATAGTATTTAAGCTAAACAAAATTGAAACAGTAATAATTTTGATTTGTATTGGATTTGTTATATCTGCAGAGCTTATAAACACTGCAATAGAAAATGCTATTGACCTTATGGCCAAAGATTTTGAACCCAAAGCAAAAATTGCAAAAGATGTAGCAGCAGGTGCTGTTTTAGTGACTGCTCTTTTGGCCTTGACAATTGGCTACTTTCTATTTTATGACAAGATGAAACTACCCTTAGAGATTACCTTAAAGCATATTAGAGGAATTTCTTTTCACGTAGTTTTTTTGTCGCTTATAATCGTGGCAATGGTAATAGTTGTCGTGAAAGCTATCAACAAGAGGACAAAATTTATGCAAGGCGGAATGCCAAGCGGTCACACAGCTCTGGCCTTTGCAGCAGCAACTGCCATTATTATGCTTACAAATAATCTGATAATAGTTTCTTTGGCAGTCTTTATGGCATTTTTAGTTTTGGAGAGCAGATTAGAGGCAAGGATTCATACAATTTGGGAAGCAGTTGTAGGGGCAATTATTGGTGTGCTTGTGACACTTTTGATATTCAAGATTAAATGA
- the ybeY gene encoding rRNA maturation RNase YbeY, with amino-acid sequence MKIYIQNQQDKYQIDESISKIIEDSVLNTLKVFMDDDNYEISVMIVDNQFIKELNKHYRSIDRETDVLSFPIFEFKNGELQEDIAIVEEEIPLGDIVISIEKAYEQAKEFGHSVEREIAYLTVHSVLHLLGFDHIEEDDKRLMRKYEEMVLEGMGLTR; translated from the coding sequence GTGAAAATTTACATTCAAAATCAGCAGGATAAGTATCAGATAGATGAGAGTATTTCCAAGATAATAGAAGATTCGGTATTAAATACATTGAAGGTTTTTATGGATGATGACAACTATGAAATTAGTGTAATGATTGTTGATAATCAATTTATAAAAGAATTAAACAAACACTATAGGAGTATAGACAGAGAAACTGATGTGTTATCATTCCCTATTTTTGAGTTTAAAAATGGAGAGCTTCAAGAAGATATAGCAATTGTAGAAGAGGAAATTCCACTTGGAGATATTGTGATCTCAATTGAAAAGGCTTATGAACAAGCAAAAGAGTTTGGACACTCTGTTGAAAGAGAGATCGCATATTTGACTGTTCACTCGGTATTGCACTTATTGGGCTTTGACCACATAGAAGAAGATGATAAAAGGCTTATGAGAAAATATGAAGAAATGGTTTTAGAGGGTATGGGGTTGACAAGATGA
- a CDS encoding YabP/YqfC family sporulation protein, with protein sequence MKKSKTLKEVIQASQVPREIITNEPRITLIGEDEVVVENHKGLILYEEGLVKINTIRHPLYIKGSGLLIKKMDEEVMVISGRIRLIEYISLNEEKEK encoded by the coding sequence ATGAAGAAGTCAAAGACCTTAAAAGAGGTAATACAAGCCTCTCAGGTTCCAAGAGAAATAATCACAAATGAGCCGAGAATCACACTTATTGGAGAAGATGAGGTAGTAGTAGAGAATCACAAAGGACTTATATTGTATGAAGAAGGTTTAGTTAAGATAAATACGATAAGGCATCCGCTTTATATTAAAGGAAGTGGTCTTCTAATCAAAAAAATGGATGAAGAAGTAATGGTGATTAGTGGAAGAATAAGATTAATTGAGTATATAAGCTTAAATGAGGAGAAGGAAAAGTAG
- a CDS encoding MBL fold metallo-hydrolase RNA specificity domain-containing protein, with amino-acid sequence MKVTFLGAAQTVTGSCYYFECEGKKFLIDCGMFQGGHAEDELNFEVFPFNPSEIDFMILSHAHIDHSGRIPKLYKDGFRGIIYTTDATVDLCSIMLPDSAHIQESDVEWKNKKRKREGKEELKPLYTIDDAYACLELFSGVKYEQVVEIDSNLRFVLKDAGHMLGSAIVELYITEDRKEYKLVFSGDLGNRNVPILKDPSTIDGCDYLFIESTYGDRLHEDVENKSKRLIKVIYDTISNGGKVIIPSFAVGRTQEILYEIAKELTTGSDEAKLIQSVEIFVDSPLATSASGVYKKHINYFDEEAAEFIKKGIYPLEPKNLKFVRTADESKMLNNYEGSCIIISSSGMCEAGRIRHHLKHNLWKENNTILFVGYQAPNTLGRKLLDGKKKVKIFGEEIEVKAKIEYIEAYSGHADKNGLIKWIDSMKNKPQQVFVVHGEKESQVEFAQELKRNFGFDVHIPARGEFYVIGPEQIVTKDRLFSESPSFVNLSILAQIEDIEDDLNRLKEHIKSASVSPERLNDINSNLEELRYLISLALNDY; translated from the coding sequence TTGAAGGTAACCTTTTTAGGTGCTGCTCAAACTGTGACAGGTTCGTGTTACTATTTTGAATGTGAAGGTAAAAAATTTTTGATTGACTGTGGTATGTTTCAAGGTGGGCATGCAGAGGATGAGCTAAATTTTGAGGTATTCCCGTTCAATCCATCAGAGATTGACTTTATGATTTTATCCCATGCTCACATTGACCACAGCGGAAGAATTCCTAAACTTTACAAAGATGGGTTTAGAGGAATAATCTATACAACTGATGCAACTGTTGATTTGTGTTCCATTATGCTTCCAGACAGTGCGCATATTCAAGAAAGTGATGTGGAATGGAAGAATAAAAAGAGGAAGAGAGAAGGCAAAGAAGAGCTAAAACCCCTTTACACCATTGACGATGCCTATGCGTGTTTAGAACTTTTCAGTGGTGTGAAATATGAACAGGTAGTTGAGATAGATAGTAATCTTCGGTTTGTATTGAAAGATGCAGGTCATATGCTTGGCTCAGCAATAGTTGAGCTTTATATAACTGAAGATAGGAAAGAGTATAAGTTAGTGTTTTCTGGCGATTTAGGAAACAGAAATGTGCCAATCTTAAAAGACCCATCAACAATAGATGGCTGTGATTATCTTTTTATCGAGAGCACGTACGGTGATCGACTGCATGAAGATGTGGAAAACAAATCTAAAAGGCTAATAAAGGTAATTTATGATACCATTTCAAATGGTGGTAAAGTTATAATTCCTTCATTTGCAGTGGGAAGAACTCAAGAGATTTTATATGAGATAGCAAAGGAGCTTACTACAGGTTCTGATGAGGCAAAGCTTATTCAAAGTGTTGAGATTTTTGTTGACAGTCCATTGGCTACCTCAGCAAGTGGTGTGTACAAAAAACATATAAATTACTTTGATGAAGAAGCTGCAGAGTTTATAAAAAAGGGAATTTACCCGCTTGAACCTAAGAATTTGAAGTTTGTCCGCACAGCTGACGAATCAAAGATGCTAAATAACTATGAAGGAAGCTGTATAATAATCTCATCAAGCGGAATGTGCGAAGCTGGGCGAATAAGGCATCACTTAAAACACAACCTTTGGAAAGAAAACAACACCATCCTATTTGTAGGTTATCAAGCGCCAAACACCCTTGGAAGAAAACTTTTAGATGGCAAGAAAAAGGTCAAAATCTTTGGTGAAGAAATTGAAGTTAAAGCAAAGATAGAGTATATTGAAGCATATTCAGGACATGCTGATAAAAACGGACTTATCAAGTGGATTGATAGTATGAAAAACAAGCCCCAACAAGTCTTTGTTGTACATGGTGAGAAAGAATCACAAGTTGAATTTGCACAGGAGCTTAAAAGAAACTTTGGTTTTGATGTTCATATCCCTGCACGTGGCGAATTTTACGTAATAGGTCCGGAGCAGATTGTGACAAAAGACAGACTATTTTCAGAGTCGCCTTCATTTGTCAATCTCTCTATTTTGGCTCAGATTGAAGATATTGAAGATGATTTAAATAGACTAAAAGAACATATAAAAAGTGCTTCTGTCTCACCAGAGAGATTGAATGATATAAACAGTAATCTTGAAGAGCTCCGGTACCTTATTAGCTTAGCACTCAATGATTATTGA
- the aroC gene encoding chorismate synthase, translating to MRFLDAGETHGRCLVGIVEGFPANVKINVENINRLLELRQRGYGRGKRMEIEKDKAIILSGVRNSYTTGAPITIMIENRDYVNWQKYMDPISCDTTTKKVTVPRPGHADLPGCLKYGFDDARPVLERASARETAMRVAIGALCEELLSVFGIKLYNHVVEIGGVRIKKEYSTDDVNLFEEAQNSDLFCIDKEAENDMKQVIDRAKETGDSVGGVAEVICKNVPFGLGSHVHWDRKLDGLLAQAVMSIQSVKGVEIGMGFEVSRRFGSEVHDEIFYDDQKGFYRKTNNAGGIEGGISNGMDIVIRAAFKPIPTLYKPLRSVDLQGLKEKEAAVERSDTCAVPAGSVVMRAAVAYVLANSLIDRLSGDSLDIMIDNYKRLYQK from the coding sequence ATGAGATTCTTAGACGCAGGTGAAACACACGGCAGATGCTTAGTAGGAATTGTTGAAGGATTTCCAGCAAATGTAAAGATTAATGTTGAAAATATTAATAGACTTTTAGAACTTCGCCAAAGAGGTTATGGTAGAGGCAAGAGAATGGAAATAGAAAAAGACAAAGCTATAATTTTGTCGGGTGTGAGAAACTCATATACAACAGGAGCGCCTATTACAATAATGATTGAGAACAGGGATTATGTAAATTGGCAAAAGTATATGGATCCAATTTCGTGCGACACTACGACTAAAAAGGTTACTGTACCACGTCCTGGGCATGCTGACTTGCCCGGATGTCTTAAATATGGATTTGATGATGCAAGACCTGTGCTGGAGAGGGCAAGTGCGCGTGAGACGGCTATGCGTGTTGCAATAGGGGCTTTGTGTGAAGAGCTTTTGAGTGTTTTTGGTATAAAACTCTACAATCACGTGGTTGAAATAGGCGGGGTTAGAATCAAAAAAGAGTATAGTACTGACGATGTAAATTTATTCGAGGAGGCGCAAAACTCTGACCTTTTTTGTATTGACAAAGAAGCTGAAAATGATATGAAGCAGGTAATAGATAGAGCAAAAGAAACGGGAGATAGCGTTGGTGGTGTTGCTGAGGTAATTTGTAAAAATGTACCTTTTGGCCTTGGAAGTCATGTACACTGGGATAGAAAACTTGACGGACTTCTTGCTCAGGCTGTTATGAGTATCCAGTCTGTTAAAGGCGTTGAAATTGGAATGGGATTTGAAGTATCAAGAAGGTTTGGTAGTGAAGTGCATGATGAGATTTTTTACGATGATCAAAAAGGCTTTTATAGAAAGACAAACAATGCAGGTGGCATTGAAGGTGGAATTTCAAATGGTATGGATATTGTAATAAGGGCTGCTTTCAAGCCAATTCCGACATTGTACAAGCCACTCAGAAGTGTAGATTTACAAGGTTTAAAGGAAAAAGAAGCAGCAGTTGAAAGATCAGATACTTGTGCTGTACCAGCAGGAAGTGTTGTAATGAGGGCGGCTGTGGCTTATGTATTAGCAAATAGTTTGATTGACCGCCTGTCAGGCGATTCTTTAGATATCATGATAGATAATTACAAAAGATTATATCAGAAGTAA
- a CDS encoding GatB/YqeY domain-containing protein — translation MSLKEKLLEDYKSAMKDKDVVRKNVVGMVRAAILQFEKDNKVILDDSGVLNVIAKEIKKRKDSLPEYIKSGRQDLIDDLNREIEILQSYLPPMLSQEELEKIVLDVIEKVKPSGMKDMGKVMQEVMQKVSGRAEGKIVSEIVKKHLSKL, via the coding sequence TTGAGCCTTAAAGAAAAGCTATTGGAAGATTATAAGTCTGCTATGAAAGATAAGGACGTCGTGAGAAAAAATGTAGTTGGTATGGTAAGAGCTGCAATATTGCAGTTTGAAAAAGATAACAAAGTTATACTTGACGACAGTGGCGTGTTGAATGTCATTGCAAAAGAAATTAAAAAGAGAAAAGACAGCTTGCCTGAATATATAAAAAGTGGAAGACAAGACTTGATTGATGATCTAAATAGAGAAATTGAGATATTGCAATCTTATCTTCCGCCTATGCTCAGCCAAGAAGAGTTAGAAAAGATAGTGCTTGATGTGATAGAAAAAGTAAAACCTTCTGGGATGAAGGATATGGGTAAGGTTATGCAAGAGGTAATGCAGAAAGTAAGTGGCAGGGCAGAAGGTAAGATTGTTAGTGAAATTGTAAAAAAGCATTTGTCAAAACTATAA